In Pseudorasbora parva isolate DD20220531a chromosome 9, ASM2467924v1, whole genome shotgun sequence, the sequence TAGGCTATGCCTTCATATAAGGACCATCCTCACGTTTGGTGTGTTCTGCACGTTGCAGGTGTTTGTGAGAAGTCAAACAACACGTGTGATAAGAATTGAAGGATTCACGTGTGGCTCGACCTCCAGTTGAGGACACAACTTttgtaacaaaacaaaaaatgaatggaaaaacATTGTATAACTTGAGGGGAATCATatagggaaagctctggcttcgtgttgATGTGGCCTATCTAGAAGGAAAAACATTAACCCTAAACGTTTCAAGATGCAATGCGACTGTCAAGGTTCTGTTTAATAAGTTTCATTTTCATGGACTTTTTTCAGTTGTCTAGTTTCCCGCCACGTATGAATTGTCATGGTTACTGATATTGAGGAAACAAAGGAACTTAGTGGTACAAACAAGGTAGTATAAGCAGACACAAGTGAACTAATAGAACTAATTCGTTACTGGTCATTGCCAAACTGCCATAGAAGAAGTAGACGACGacggtgatgatgatgatgaaaaaGTAGACGAAGAAGAATCTTCTTCTTTCTTAAATGATATAAAAGAAGAAGTGGAGGTCTGGAGGTCGAGCCACACGTGAATTCTTCACCATGCTCTTATCACACTAGTGTTGTTTGACTTCTCACAAACACCTGTAACACGCAGAACATCACGTGAGGATACGGTCCTTATGTAGCCTAAGTAAGTATAAGTATACTGTCTCATAAGGACATATCACATATGCTGCATATATTTTTGGGGAAACACATATCTTTATATCATTTAAGAAATAGAATAGAATAAGAATTCTTCCTCCTCCATCACCACCACATCAGTGCGAAACATAAAATCCAAATTCATGGAATAATGAGAATAAAGACTTGAAAGCAAAATTCTTTGTCATAAACCAACATAATCTCTACTGAATTGTGGAACAATAAAGCTAGATGGATTCAGGCTGTTTACTTGAGAAAAACATAAGTCAATCATAGTCATAGATGTGCACAATGATTTAACATCTCTGACGTGTTGGAGAATGTAGTTGCTACCCTTTATATCAGTGTTTTGATTTTTCAGGCTGAAGTGTCTGGGAATCACATTAAAGCACAAGTTAAAGCGTTTTGTGTCACAAAATCaattgttaatttttttcttggatggatTCTCTGTGAAACCTTTTGTaatttttagtttttctttAGTGTCAAAGATGTGGACAGCTACCCGTGACTCGTTCATCACCTTCTTCTCAGAAGGTCATCTCAAGGTGAATTTACTTAATCTTCACATCTGTTTGAGCAGATGCCCAGGTTCCCCAAACCTGCTCGAATGACGTTTTTTTAGTTGAGGGAGGAGTTAGTGATATAACAAATAGATGTAACGGTCTATATATACCAAACTTTGTCACTGTTCTTTACCTTAATCATAAGTTCCACTCTTGAGACCAAACAGGTAAGGTGATGCTTTACTAGCAAACTATCAAACCTTTAATTCACATTTTCTTGTTGCGCTGTGACTGTTATGCTTATCGTTATGACTATTTGTTTTTTTCAGGTTCAAACTGAAAGAATGCAGGCTCTTCAGATTCTGTCTCTGACTTTGCTGTCTGTGCTGGCGGTCAGCGCTCAATCCATCAGCTCTGGAAAATGTCCACAGCCTCCTGTTCAGCAAAACTTTGATCCTACTAGGGTAAACTTTTgcttatacactgtaaaataaaaaataattttcattaaaagttatttgatgagttaaagTAATGTAAAACATGATTTGCCATGACTTACTGATCGTAtaagtttttacagtgtaaatgtttcttaatctttatatttatttaagtttCATGCTACATTCATTATGAACCACTTTATCATTATAAATTCAAGAGGAACATAAATAAATCCCATATTGATAATAAAACTTAATGCAAAAATAGTAGAATAGTATTTGTTCTAATTAAATTTCAGTTTCAGCTACAAAATGACCTATATGATCACAGGAAAATATCCTTATGCATAACttcttataatttttttatttttaaagtacaTGGGCAGATGGCACGAGATCTTGAAGATTCCAGCCCCGTTCCAGGTAGGAGACTGCTGCCAGGCCACTTACACTCTGAGTGACGGCATTGTCCTGGTTCGAAATGATGAGCTTCtgtaagtaaataaaataaaatgacaataaaatataattctgATATTCATAATAGTTTTGCACTTTCTTCTGGAATGGCTTAAATGAACCTAATATCTTTTCTCTGCACATCTTCAGTGCTAATGGCACTCTCAGCTTCATTGAGGGAACTGCCAAGATTGTAGATGCATCAGAGCCTGCCAAACTTGAAGTCAGCTTCTTTGAAAGTAAGTCTGAACAAATCATTCTTTTCACCTGGTTTATTTGATTTTATGTGTGAATCTTTAAATTGAGTTATTCACAATATATTCTGTTTTAGATGCTCCTCCTGCCCCCTACTGGGTGCTGGCTACTGATTATGACGACTACACCCTGATTTACTCGTGCTCTGATTTCGCCGGTCTCTTTCACGCTGAGTTTTCCTGGATCATGAGCAGAACCCGCACACTTCCCAAGGAGACCGTCTCTGAGCTGTTAGACATCCTCAAATCTCATGACATTAACACTGATGTTTTTACAGAGACGGACCAGACACCGGAACGGTGCAGCGGCATGCCTTAATACAGCTGCCTTATAAAATGTGCTACTGTGAGAT encodes:
- the LOC137089673 gene encoding apolipoprotein D-like, whose translation is MQALQILSLTLLSVLAVSAQSISSGKCPQPPVQQNFDPTRYMGRWHEILKIPAPFQVGDCCQATYTLSDGIVLVRNDELLANGTLSFIEGTAKIVDASEPAKLEVSFFENAPPAPYWVLATDYDDYTLIYSCSDFAGLFHAEFSWIMSRTRTLPKETVSELLDILKSHDINTDVFTETDQTPERCSGMP